GTGTCTGCGCCACAGCGGGCGATGATGTTCGCGGGCACAACAAAGCGTGCGTCAGCGGGGCGCCTGAATGCTTAGGCGCCCATTTCAGTGCAAAGGACAGCAGCAAAGCCGATTCTTTCTATGCCGATTATCGAAGAAAACACAAAAACAACGGTTCTACACCGACCGGCGACCTTCCAACCGCCGCGGACATGGCGCACCTGGCTCTTTGGCAATCCACTGTCCACTGCGGATGCTCCCCATCAGACCATCAACAAAAAAGTGGGCCTTGCTGTCTTTGCGTCCGATGCCCTATCATCTACAGCGTATGCCACGCAAGAAATTTTGGTCATTCTGGCTGCAGCAGGAACAGCCGCATTTGGCTATGCTTTCCCCATCGCGCTGGCCATTGTGGGACTCCTGGTCATCGTCACTCTGTCCTACGAACAGACCATTCACGCCTACCCTGGCGGCGGCGGCGCCTACATCGTCTCGCGCGACAACCTGGGCGAACTGCCCGCGCAGATCGCCGGCGCCGCACTCCTGACCGATTACATCCTCACTGTCGCCGTCTCTGTCTCGTCTGGCGTTGCGCAGATCGTCTCAGCTTTTCCTGGCCTGCTCAGCTATCGGGCCTACCTGGCAGTTGCACTGGTTGCGTTCGTGATGTTGATCAACCTGCGCGGCATCAAGGAGTCCGGTTCGGCCTTCGCCATTCCATCTTACTTCTTCCTGACGATGATGGTTTTGACCGTCGGGACCGCCATGGTACGCTACCTCGGCGGCACCCTGGGGATGGTCGTCAACCCGCCGCCCCTTGAGATGCTGCATGAAACTCAAGCCATCGGCCTGTTCCTGATCTTACACGCCTTTTCCAGCGGCACAACGGCGCTCACCGGCGTCGAAGCCATTTCCAATGGCACGACCTCCTTCAGGGAACCGCGCAGCCGCAACGCCGGCATCACCTTGCTCTGGATGTCGGCGATTCTTGGCACGCTGTTTCTGGCTATCACCTTCTTCAGCGGCAAAATCGGCGCCATTCCGTCAGAAACGGAAACGGTCATCTCCCAGTTTGCCCGAACCGTGCATGGAGGCCAGGGAGTTCTGTACCTGCTCACGATTGCCGCCACCACCATCATCCTGATTATGGCAACCAATACGTCGTTTGCTGGCGCGCCCAGTCTCAGCGCACTGCTGGCCGTAGATGGCTTTGTACCACGCCAACTGGCGTTTCGCGGCAGCCGCCTGGTCTATTCCAACGGCATCGTCGCCCTGGCCTTCATCGCATCGGCACTCATCCTGATCTTCAACGCCAGCGTCACCGGGCTGATTCCACTCTACGCCATCGGCGTCTTCTTGTCATTCACCCTCTCGCAGGCCGGCATGGCCCGCCGCTGGTACAAGATCGGCCGCTTGCAGCCGGACCAGGAAGTGCGCGAGCGCGGTTCGTTGTTGCACTTCGACCGCCGCTGGGCCATGAAGATGGTCATCAACAGCTTTGGCGCCCTCTGCACCGCCATCGTGATGCTCGTTTTCTGCATCACCAAGTTCCAGGATGGCGCCTGGCTGGTGCTGATCCTCATCCCCATCCTGGTCGTCCTGTTTGCCCGCATCCATCATCACTATCAGGACCTGGCCCAACGCCTGTCGCTGGAGCGCTACGGCGCCGCACCCCGCACCGACCGTCGTCATCGCGTGATCTTGCCGGTGAGCAGCGTCCATCGCGGCACCCTGAACGCGCTCAGCTACGCGCGCACGCTGTCCAACGACATCACGGCCGTGCATGTCTCCATTGACCCGGACGCCGTGGAAAAGGTCAAACGCAAATGGGAGATCTGGGGCGGAGGCGTGCGCCTGCAGATCATTGATTCCCCCTATCGTCTGCTGATCGAACCGATGATGGACTACATCGCCACCATCGCGGCGCAGCGCCAGCCAAACGAAATCATCACCGTGGTGGTGCCGCAGTTCGTCCCGCGACACGGGTGGCAAAACTTACTGCACACGCAAACCGCCTGGTTTTTGCGCCAGGCCTTCCTTTCTCAGCCAGGCATCGTGATTACCGATGTGCCCTATCAACTCGATCGGGACGAAACCACACTTTAAGCAGGCAATAAGAGGCAACATCATGAACGTCGTTGTCGTCGGTTGTGGCCGTATGGGTGCAGAACTCGCCTACCGACTCTACCAAAATAAATCTCAGGTCACGGTTGTGGATCAAAGCGGTGAGGCCTTTCTCAACCTGCCGCACGATTTTCGGGGCCGCATGTTAGAAGGCGACATGCTGTCCAGCGACATGCTCAGCCGGGCCGGCCTTGACGGCGCCCAGGCCCTGGCTGCCGTCACCAGTGCTGACACCATCAACGCCGTCATCGGGCACGTGGCGCGCACCGTCTACCACATTCCAAATGTCGTCGTGCGCAACTTCGACCCGCGCTACCGCCCCATGCACGAGGCCTTTGGCCTGCAGATCGTCAGCTCCAGCAGTTGGGGCGCGCAACGCATGGAAGAGATGCTGGCCCCCGGAGCACTGCGCACTGTTTTTTCAGCCGGCAACGGCGAGATCGAAGTCTATGAAATGCTGGTCCAGCAGGCTTGGGATGGTCGAGCCCTGCGAGACCTCGTGCCAGGCGGGCAGTGCATGATCGTCTCCCTGACCCGCGCCGGCCGCGCGACGCAGCCCGCGGTAGATACTCCTCTGCGCATGGGCGACATCCTGCACCTGAGCGCCACCCAAACCGGTATCGAAGCGGTGCGTCAGCGCCTGGCGGCACAGGGAGAAAAATAACATGTTTGTTTTAATTGCCGGGGGCGGTCGCACCGGCACTCAGTTAGCCACACTGCTGTTGGCCCAAAACCATGACATTCGTCTCGTCGAAAGCCGTCCCGACATCCTGGCTCGTATCCATCGTGAGCTGCCAACCGAAGCCATCTACGAAGGCAAAGCAACCGACCCGCAGATCTTGGAGCAGGCCGGCATCGAGCGCGCCGATGTGGTCGCGGCCGTCACCAACAACGACGCCGACAATTTGACGCTCTGTTTCATGGCGCGCTCACGCTACAAAGTTGGCCGCACCATCGCGCGCGTCAACAACCCGCGCTCAGCCTGGCTCTTCGATCAAAAGTTCCATGTGGACGTGGCTCTCAACGCTGCCGAAATCCTCTCCGGCCTCATCGAGGAAGAAATGTCGCTCGGCGACATGATGACGCTGCTCAAGCTGCGCCGCGGCAACTTTGCCATCGTCGAACAGAAAGTGCCGGTCGGCGCCAGGGCGCTGGGCATCGCCCTCAAGGACCTGGCCCTGCCGGAGCACTGCGTCATCGCGGCCATTGTGCGCCACGGTGAAATCGTCCTGCCGCGCGGCGTCACTGCGTTCGAAGTGGGCGACGAGGTGCTGGCTGTCACCGACTCCCAGGGCGCCCAACAACTGGCCGAACTACTGTCATCGCCCGGCAACGGCAACGGCAAGCGCCAGGCGT
Above is a window of Candidatus Amarolinea dominans DNA encoding:
- a CDS encoding APC family permease, giving the protein MPIIEENTKTTVLHRPATFQPPRTWRTWLFGNPLSTADAPHQTINKKVGLAVFASDALSSTAYATQEILVILAAAGTAAFGYAFPIALAIVGLLVIVTLSYEQTIHAYPGGGGAYIVSRDNLGELPAQIAGAALLTDYILTVAVSVSSGVAQIVSAFPGLLSYRAYLAVALVAFVMLINLRGIKESGSAFAIPSYFFLTMMVLTVGTAMVRYLGGTLGMVVNPPPLEMLHETQAIGLFLILHAFSSGTTALTGVEAISNGTTSFREPRSRNAGITLLWMSAILGTLFLAITFFSGKIGAIPSETETVISQFARTVHGGQGVLYLLTIAATTIILIMATNTSFAGAPSLSALLAVDGFVPRQLAFRGSRLVYSNGIVALAFIASALILIFNASVTGLIPLYAIGVFLSFTLSQAGMARRWYKIGRLQPDQEVRERGSLLHFDRRWAMKMVINSFGALCTAIVMLVFCITKFQDGAWLVLILIPILVVLFARIHHHYQDLAQRLSLERYGAAPRTDRRHRVILPVSSVHRGTLNALSYARTLSNDITAVHVSIDPDAVEKVKRKWEIWGGGVRLQIIDSPYRLLIEPMMDYIATIAAQRQPNEIITVVVPQFVPRHGWQNLLHTQTAWFLRQAFLSQPGIVITDVPYQLDRDETTL
- a CDS encoding NAD-binding protein; the encoded protein is MNVVVVGCGRMGAELAYRLYQNKSQVTVVDQSGEAFLNLPHDFRGRMLEGDMLSSDMLSRAGLDGAQALAAVTSADTINAVIGHVARTVYHIPNVVVRNFDPRYRPMHEAFGLQIVSSSSWGAQRMEEMLAPGALRTVFSAGNGEIEVYEMLVQQAWDGRALRDLVPGGQCMIVSLTRAGRATQPAVDTPLRMGDILHLSATQTGIEAVRQRLAAQGEK
- a CDS encoding NAD-binding protein; protein product: MFVLIAGGGRTGTQLATLLLAQNHDIRLVESRPDILARIHRELPTEAIYEGKATDPQILEQAGIERADVVAAVTNNDADNLTLCFMARSRYKVGRTIARVNNPRSAWLFDQKFHVDVALNAAEILSGLIEEEMSLGDMMTLLKLRRGNFAIVEQKVPVGARALGIALKDLALPEHCVIAAIVRHGEIVLPRGVTAFEVGDEVLAVTDSQGAQQLAELLSSPGNGNGKRQA